In Gossypium hirsutum isolate 1008001.06 chromosome D06, Gossypium_hirsutum_v2.1, whole genome shotgun sequence, one genomic interval encodes:
- the LOC107900388 gene encoding transcription factor bHLH162: MEINNPNPSKMDRKFIERNRRIQMKALYSKLNSLVPHHTSREAISLPDQLDEATNYIKSLKANLERMKEMKDGLRGLVERANTSRSYGSKSPQIQIQEIGSSLAIALNTGFNSQFIFNETIRIVHEERVEVVNANFSVVDDDTVFHTIHLTTGEPSAAARISQRLNKFVHDVDASNKY; this comes from the exons ATGGAGATCAACAACCCTAATCCCTCAAAAATGGATAGGAAATTCATTGAGAGAAACAGGAGAATTCAAATGAAAGCTCTCTATTCTAAGCTCAATTCCCTCGTTCCACATCACACCTCTAGG GAAGCAATATCACTGCCTGATCAACTAGATGAAGCTACAAATTACATAAAAAGTTTAAAGGCAAACTTGGAGAGGATGAAGGAAATGAAAGACGGATTAAGGGGATTAGTGGAAAGGGCAAATACAAGTCGCAGCTATGGGTCAAAATCTCCTCAAATCCAGATTCAAGAAATTGGTTCTTCTTTGGCGATCGCCTTGAACACTGGCTTCAACAGTCAGTTCATTTTCAATGAAACCATCCGTATTGTTCATGAAGAAAGAGTCGAGGTTGTGAATGCCAATTTCTCTGTTGTCGATGATGATACTGTTTTCCACACTATTCATCTCACG ACTGGGGAGCCATCGGCAGCTGCCAGGATATCTCAAAGATTGAACAAGTTTGTCCACGATGTTGATGCATCCAATAAGTACTGA